The Candidatus Binataceae bacterium genome includes a region encoding these proteins:
- a CDS encoding YihY/virulence factor BrkB family protein, with translation MLTTVKEFLQQVMRDFSQDECPSMAAALAYATLFALPSLLLIVIFIAGLVLGPKAASGQIEARLSGAMGAQAAAQIQTMVSNVAENRKGGLVATALGIVGLLLSATGVLMQLQQCLNKAWKVKAVGSGVRNFAMKRVRSGLLLVGAGVLAMISVAASSAISALAKMLPFAGAAHAGEVFTSLAMFTLIFAAILKVMSDVELRWSDVWVGGFFIAILFVVGKFLLAIYLAHAGKASAYGAAGSLALILMWTYYSALILLLGVELTQVWVRRGGRDIEPKEGAVRLVSV, from the coding sequence ATGCTGACAACCGTAAAAGAGTTCCTGCAGCAGGTGATGCGCGACTTCTCTCAGGATGAATGTCCGTCGATGGCGGCGGCGTTGGCATATGCGACTTTGTTCGCGCTGCCCTCGCTCTTGTTGATAGTCATTTTCATTGCCGGACTCGTTCTCGGGCCCAAAGCGGCGAGCGGCCAGATCGAGGCGAGGTTGAGCGGCGCCATGGGGGCCCAGGCGGCGGCGCAAATCCAGACCATGGTCAGCAACGTGGCTGAGAACCGCAAAGGCGGGTTAGTCGCGACGGCGCTTGGAATCGTGGGGCTTCTTCTCTCGGCTACTGGCGTGCTGATGCAGCTTCAGCAGTGTCTCAACAAGGCCTGGAAGGTAAAGGCCGTCGGCTCCGGCGTCCGGAATTTCGCGATGAAGCGCGTGCGCTCAGGCCTGCTCCTGGTGGGCGCCGGTGTCTTGGCAATGATTTCGGTGGCAGCGAGTTCGGCGATTTCGGCCCTGGCCAAGATGCTGCCTTTTGCGGGAGCTGCGCACGCGGGCGAGGTTTTCACGTCCCTTGCGATGTTCACGTTGATCTTTGCCGCAATTCTCAAAGTGATGTCCGACGTAGAGTTGCGCTGGAGCGACGTCTGGGTGGGAGGGTTTTTCATCGCGATATTGTTCGTGGTCGGGAAATTCCTGCTCGCGATTTACCTCGCTCATGCTGGAAAGGCGAGCGCCTACGGAGCCGCCGGCTCGCTCGCGCTGATCCTGATGTGGACTTACTATTCGGCGCTCATCTTGCTCCTGGGAGTTGAATTGACCCAGGTCTGGGTCCGTCGCGGCGGGCGCGATATTGAGCCGAAAGAAGGCGCCGTGCGACTCGTTTCGGTCTGA
- the zwf gene encoding glucose-6-phosphate dehydrogenase, with amino-acid sequence MDQILTIQKTHAAPPCTVVIFGASGDLAKRKLIPALYNLVACGQGLMSPQSAVLGFARREISLDDFRKSARDWTDRFSRLKVDEKCWQTFSEGLDYLSGLDKPDGFTRLKSKLEEIEKARKIPPNRIFYLSVPPEAIIDSVQRLEEAGLLVAPGSPHFARIVVEKPIGHDLSSALEINRTLLKHLDESQIFRIDHYLGKETLQNLLVLRFGNNIFERLWGSRNVDHVQITVAEEEGLGTRAMYYDGAGALRDMVQNHILQTLSMLAMEPPVSLDANAIEESKLNVLRALRPLRSENVRSNTVRARYTAGSEEGKPVVGYMDEEGIPDNSMTETFVALKTYVDNWRWSGVPFYIRTGKRLPKRASSIFVQFKDVPQILFNRDSTLPANLLTIRIQPDEGFSFDVMAKQPGLDLSLRPVRMNLSYENAFGGGVSPDAYERLLLDVMDGDHTLFPSGSFVEKSWEFVQGILDGWQDRGRSPIQDYSAGTWGPVAAEKLIIADGKMWHEP; translated from the coding sequence ATGGACCAGATACTGACAATCCAGAAGACCCATGCCGCGCCGCCATGCACGGTCGTGATTTTCGGCGCTTCGGGCGACCTCGCCAAGCGCAAGCTGATTCCGGCGCTGTACAATCTCGTCGCGTGCGGCCAGGGCCTGATGTCGCCGCAGAGCGCCGTGCTGGGTTTTGCGCGGCGCGAGATCTCGCTCGACGACTTCCGCAAGAGCGCGCGCGACTGGACCGATCGCTTCTCGCGTCTGAAGGTCGATGAAAAGTGCTGGCAGACTTTCTCCGAGGGACTTGACTACCTGTCGGGCCTCGACAAACCGGACGGCTTCACGCGGCTCAAGAGCAAGCTCGAGGAGATCGAGAAGGCGCGCAAGATTCCGCCCAATCGCATCTTCTATTTGTCGGTGCCGCCCGAAGCGATTATCGACAGCGTGCAGCGCCTCGAGGAAGCCGGGTTGCTGGTGGCGCCGGGCTCGCCGCACTTCGCGCGCATCGTGGTCGAAAAGCCGATCGGCCACGATCTCTCGAGCGCGCTCGAAATCAACCGCACCCTGCTGAAGCATCTCGACGAGTCACAGATCTTTCGCATCGATCATTACCTCGGCAAGGAGACGCTGCAGAACCTGCTGGTGCTGCGCTTCGGCAACAATATCTTCGAGCGCCTGTGGGGCTCGCGCAATGTCGATCACGTGCAGATAACGGTCGCCGAGGAGGAAGGTCTCGGCACGCGCGCGATGTACTACGACGGCGCCGGCGCGTTGCGCGACATGGTTCAGAATCACATCCTGCAAACGCTCTCGATGCTCGCGATGGAGCCGCCGGTTTCGCTCGACGCCAACGCGATCGAAGAATCGAAGCTCAACGTGCTGCGCGCCTTGAGGCCATTGCGCAGCGAGAACGTGCGCAGCAACACCGTACGCGCCCGCTACACCGCAGGCTCGGAGGAAGGCAAGCCGGTAGTCGGCTACATGGACGAGGAGGGCATCCCCGACAACTCGATGACCGAAACCTTCGTCGCGCTGAAGACCTACGTCGACAATTGGCGATGGTCGGGTGTGCCGTTCTATATCCGCACCGGCAAGCGATTGCCCAAGCGCGCGAGCTCGATCTTCGTACAGTTCAAGGACGTGCCGCAGATTCTCTTCAACCGCGATTCGACGCTGCCGGCGAACCTGCTGACGATTCGCATCCAGCCTGACGAAGGATTTTCGTTCGACGTAATGGCGAAGCAGCCGGGCCTCGACCTGTCGCTGCGGCCGGTGCGGATGAATCTCAGCTATGAAAATGCATTCGGCGGGGGCGTATCGCCTGACGCGTACGAGCGGCTCTTACTCGATGTGATGGACGGCGATCATACGCTGTTCCCGAGCGGCTCGTTCGTCGAGAAGTCCTGGGAGTTCGTCCAGGGTATCCTCGACGGATGGCAGGATCGCGGCCGCTCACCGATCCAGGATTATTCCGCTGGCACCTGGGGACCAGTCGCCGCCGAGAAACTAATCATCGCCGACGGCAAGATGTGGCACGAGCCTTAG
- a CDS encoding VanZ family protein has product MTADISKEAALREWIPVALWGLVIFTLSTSAFSAANTAKIIDPLLRAIIPGISGPAIDIGHALIRKAAHFTEYCILFWLLIRGPMAGRPYQALMLCVIYAMLDEGHQIFVPGRTASLYDVALDSTGALFSRFLNAAVQELS; this is encoded by the coding sequence ATGACCGCCGATATCTCCAAGGAAGCTGCGCTGCGCGAATGGATTCCCGTTGCGCTTTGGGGGCTGGTGATTTTCACGCTGTCCACCTCAGCGTTTTCGGCGGCCAATACCGCCAAGATCATCGATCCGCTGCTGCGCGCGATTATCCCCGGCATCTCAGGCCCGGCGATCGACATCGGTCACGCGCTGATTCGCAAGGCCGCACATTTCACTGAATACTGCATCCTATTCTGGCTCCTCATCCGCGGGCCGATGGCGGGGCGGCCGTATCAGGCGCTGATGCTGTGCGTGATCTACGCGATGCTCGACGAAGGCCACCAGATCTTCGTCCCCGGCCGCACCGCGTCGCTGTACGACGTTGCGCTCGATTCCACCGGTGCGCTCTTTAGCCGCTTCCTCAACGCCGCCGTCCAGGAACTAAGCTGA
- a CDS encoding patatin-like phospholipase family protein, translating to MTAVSLIRDAGANGRPNELRTKLSRLALFKELRPHELDALAGELEWQGLPGGWVLFREGEQDDSLFVVVAGRLGVVTADSEGRETIISHITPGETVGEMALLSGSPRSATVVAMRDSELLRLTKQSFELLAERHPAIMRFITRLLVQRLERTSHRTAATGSCSTIAIVPLTRAIDPAEFARALEGALGELGTRVIAVDRRAAERDTEWFTALEEAHDTVLYQADYDPSEWTRLCVRQADRILLLAAAERPPESEPPALSVMPAAVRGEQIEMVFIHGSGAPRTQRIEEMLARFNVGFHYHVRDRRRADIARVARLISGRAVGLVFSGGGARGFAHIGVMKAFNAAGIPFDMTGGTSMGSMIAGAAALEWELDETVDHLKRAFVLTNPLSDYTLPLVAVVRGRKVSRLLREHFGDALIEDCWRPFFCTSSNLTSGQAKVHRLGPLWRAVRASIAIPGVLPPVIDNNQILIDGGVMNNLPVDVMSAMRRGRVVGVDVAREHVLTADADDLEGRSLWQLLSAKRRGTPNIIGLLMSAGMVNSEAQVKLRRQQVDVLIEPRLGNMGMLDWHSWESAIEQGYRQTMEILEHSRDRLVAPSA from the coding sequence ATGACCGCAGTAAGCTTGATTCGCGATGCCGGCGCCAATGGCAGGCCGAACGAATTGCGCACGAAGCTCAGCAGGCTTGCGTTGTTCAAAGAACTGCGGCCGCACGAGCTCGACGCGCTCGCGGGCGAACTCGAATGGCAGGGGCTGCCGGGAGGATGGGTGCTGTTCCGCGAGGGCGAGCAGGACGATTCGCTGTTCGTAGTCGTTGCCGGGCGGCTCGGCGTCGTCACGGCGGACTCCGAAGGGCGCGAAACGATCATCAGTCACATCACTCCCGGCGAGACCGTGGGTGAAATGGCGCTTTTGTCCGGCTCGCCGCGCAGCGCCACCGTCGTCGCGATGCGCGACTCGGAGTTGCTGCGGCTCACCAAGCAGTCATTCGAGCTGCTCGCCGAGCGCCATCCCGCGATCATGCGCTTCATCACGCGCCTGCTCGTGCAGCGCCTCGAACGCACGTCGCATCGGACGGCCGCGACGGGCTCATGTTCGACGATCGCGATCGTTCCGCTGACCCGCGCGATCGATCCTGCCGAATTTGCGCGCGCGCTCGAAGGCGCGCTCGGCGAGCTCGGTACGCGCGTGATCGCCGTCGACCGCCGCGCGGCCGAGCGCGACACGGAATGGTTCACCGCGCTCGAAGAGGCGCACGACACTGTCCTCTACCAGGCCGATTACGATCCGTCGGAGTGGACACGGCTCTGCGTGCGCCAGGCCGATCGGATCCTGTTGCTCGCCGCGGCCGAACGCCCGCCCGAGTCGGAACCGCCAGCGCTCAGCGTGATGCCCGCGGCGGTGCGCGGCGAGCAAATCGAGATGGTGTTCATTCATGGTTCAGGAGCGCCGCGCACGCAGCGAATTGAGGAGATGCTCGCGCGCTTCAACGTAGGATTTCACTATCATGTGCGCGATAGGCGCCGCGCCGACATCGCGCGCGTGGCGCGGCTCATCTCGGGACGCGCGGTTGGCTTGGTGTTCTCAGGAGGCGGCGCGCGCGGCTTCGCTCATATCGGCGTGATGAAGGCCTTCAACGCCGCCGGGATTCCATTCGACATGACCGGCGGCACCAGCATGGGCTCGATGATCGCCGGTGCGGCGGCGCTCGAATGGGAACTTGACGAAACCGTCGATCATCTGAAGCGCGCCTTCGTGCTGACCAATCCTCTCAGCGACTACACGCTGCCACTCGTCGCCGTCGTGCGTGGGCGCAAGGTATCGCGCCTCCTGCGCGAGCATTTCGGCGATGCGCTTATCGAGGATTGCTGGCGTCCCTTCTTTTGCACTTCGTCGAATCTCACTTCGGGCCAGGCGAAGGTTCATCGGCTCGGTCCGCTGTGGCGCGCGGTGCGAGCCAGTATCGCGATCCCAGGCGTGCTGCCGCCTGTGATCGATAACAATCAGATCCTGATCGATGGCGGCGTAATGAACAATTTGCCCGTCGATGTTATGAGCGCGATGCGCCGTGGGCGCGTGGTCGGCGTCGATGTCGCCAGAGAGCACGTGCTGACAGCAGACGCCGACGACCTCGAAGGCCGTTCGTTATGGCAACTGCTGAGCGCCAAGCGCCGCGGCACGCCGAACATCATCGGCCTCTTGATGAGCGCCGGCATGGTGAACAGCGAAGCGCAGGTCAAGCTGCGCCGTCAGCAGGTCGATGTCCTGATCGAGCCGCGGCTCGGCAACATGGGCATGCTCGACTGGCATTCATGGGAGTCCGCGATCGAGCAGGGTTACCGCCAGACGATGGAAATCCTCGAGCACTCCCGCGACCGCTTGGTCGCCCCATCAGCTTAG
- a CDS encoding DHA2 family efflux MFS transporter permease subunit, producing the protein MNAAPKSHPPVHRHAHLKPTAAWRPRHNRWVIALCITIATFMEVLDTSIANVALPHIAGGLGATLDESTWVLTSYLVANAIVLPISAWLSTVFGRKRLYMGCVAVFALSSMVCGMASSLWMLIIFRVAQGAGGGGLGPSEQGILADTFAPEERGMAFAIYGMAVILAPAIGPALGGWITDHYSWRWLFFINLPAGILSLILTYRMIEDPPYLVRQRKMAWRRGLSIDFTGLVLVATFLGPLQIMLDRGEEANWFSSHLILILAIVWMASLALLIIWETSHRRPVVNLRLFRNRTFAISTLLMFVLGFVLYGSIVLLPQYVQVLLGWSAERAGMALSPGGFTLMLLMPLAGALVARFDARWLIAIGFATCVAALYHMTIIDPQIDYYNTMMLRVYMAVGVAFLFVPINTMAYTGVAAEHNDDVSSMINLARNIGGSVGIALSSAVVTERAQLHQANLVEHATSYDGPLRSFAINVTSQLHHQGLSASHALGQTYARLYQGLQAQAATLGYIDAFYLMAVLSACMIPFVFLMKRNEPGRGMVLG; encoded by the coding sequence ATGAATGCCGCCCCAAAGAGCCATCCACCTGTACATCGCCACGCTCATCTGAAGCCGACCGCGGCGTGGCGCCCGCGTCACAATCGCTGGGTGATCGCGCTCTGCATCACGATCGCGACCTTCATGGAGGTGCTCGACACCAGTATCGCCAACGTCGCATTGCCGCATATCGCGGGCGGACTTGGCGCGACGCTCGACGAAAGCACCTGGGTGCTGACGTCGTATCTCGTCGCAAACGCGATCGTGCTGCCGATCAGCGCGTGGCTCTCGACCGTCTTCGGCCGCAAGCGCCTGTACATGGGATGCGTCGCGGTGTTCGCGCTGAGCTCGATGGTATGCGGGATGGCTTCGTCGCTGTGGATGCTGATCATATTTCGCGTCGCGCAGGGCGCGGGCGGCGGCGGTCTCGGCCCAAGCGAGCAGGGAATCCTGGCCGACACGTTCGCGCCCGAAGAACGCGGGATGGCGTTTGCGATCTACGGCATGGCGGTCATTCTGGCACCTGCGATCGGTCCCGCGCTCGGCGGCTGGATCACGGATCACTATTCATGGCGCTGGCTCTTCTTCATCAACCTGCCGGCCGGGATTCTGTCGTTGATTCTCACCTATCGCATGATCGAGGATCCGCCGTATCTCGTGCGCCAGCGCAAGATGGCGTGGCGGCGCGGCCTGAGTATCGATTTTACCGGGCTGGTGCTCGTGGCGACGTTTCTAGGTCCGCTGCAGATCATGCTCGATCGCGGCGAAGAGGCGAACTGGTTCTCGTCGCATCTCATTTTGATCCTCGCGATCGTCTGGATGGCGTCACTGGCGTTATTGATCATCTGGGAGACGAGCCATCGCCGACCGGTTGTTAACTTGCGCCTCTTTCGCAATCGCACCTTCGCGATCTCGACGCTCCTGATGTTCGTGCTCGGCTTCGTGCTCTACGGCAGTATCGTGCTGCTGCCGCAATACGTGCAGGTACTGCTCGGATGGAGCGCCGAGCGCGCGGGCATGGCGCTGTCGCCTGGAGGGTTCACGCTGATGCTGCTCATGCCGCTGGCGGGCGCGCTGGTGGCGCGCTTCGATGCGCGCTGGCTTATCGCGATCGGGTTTGCGACCTGTGTCGCAGCGCTCTATCACATGACGATCATTGATCCGCAAATCGACTACTACAATACGATGATGCTGCGGGTTTACATGGCAGTCGGCGTCGCATTTTTGTTCGTGCCGATCAACACAATGGCGTACACAGGCGTCGCCGCCGAGCATAACGACGACGTCTCGAGCATGATCAATCTGGCGCGCAACATCGGCGGCAGCGTCGGTATCGCACTCAGCTCGGCGGTGGTGACCGAGCGCGCGCAACTGCACCAGGCAAATCTCGTCGAGCACGCGACCAGCTACGACGGTCCGCTGCGCAGCTTCGCAATTAACGTAACGAGCCAGTTGCATCATCAGGGTCTCAGCGCGTCGCACGCTCTCGGCCAGACCTACGCGCGACTCTACCAGGGATTGCAGGCGCAGGCCGCGACGCTCGGGTACATCGATGCGTTCTATCTGATGGCGGTGCTGAGCGCGTGCATGATTCCGTTCGTCTTCCTGATGAAGCGCAACGAGCCGGGCCGCGGCATGGTGCTCGGCTAG
- a CDS encoding HlyD family secretion protein: MAQKPAVHGLERDLSARTDPESPELQNGEESSIAAHLYEDHLLLRREVLRLHEEVERLRRDREELEEELDEVPGQSRALPVRLAAWLRRNPVTALILLIIAAAAFPAGRRALVYFNSYQTTDDAQVDAHIDPISPRISGTVLHVYVDDNQRVKAGQLLADIDPRDYQVAVEEARANYDQAGAQIDMSAKDYETAIERVKAARAADTKAQRDEGRYQVLSHNGVSSLEEFDQASATAKVDSATLAAEAAAAESVEKVRAARVAGAAAAKATLDQALLNLSYTKIVAPVDGIVGKRSVEVGQHVDPGEELLAIVRNDDLWVTANFKETQLSRMRRGEPATIHIDTFDRDFTGSVESLSGASGEKYSLLPPENATGNYVKIVQRIPVRIRLDGQQDIERLRPGMSVEATVWLK; the protein is encoded by the coding sequence ATGGCGCAGAAACCGGCAGTTCATGGTCTCGAGCGCGACCTCAGTGCCCGGACCGATCCCGAATCGCCCGAATTGCAAAACGGCGAAGAAAGCTCGATCGCCGCACACCTTTACGAAGATCACCTGCTGCTGAGGCGCGAAGTCCTTCGACTTCACGAGGAGGTCGAGCGCCTGCGCCGCGACCGCGAGGAACTCGAAGAAGAACTCGACGAAGTGCCCGGCCAATCCCGCGCGCTGCCGGTGCGGCTCGCGGCCTGGCTGCGCCGCAACCCGGTTACCGCGCTGATTCTGTTGATCATCGCGGCCGCCGCTTTTCCTGCCGGTCGGCGCGCGCTGGTCTATTTCAATTCCTACCAGACCACCGACGACGCGCAGGTCGATGCCCACATCGATCCGATAAGCCCGCGTATCAGCGGCACGGTGCTGCATGTTTACGTTGACGACAACCAGCGCGTGAAAGCGGGACAACTGCTCGCCGATATCGATCCGCGCGACTACCAGGTCGCCGTCGAGGAGGCGCGCGCCAACTACGATCAGGCAGGCGCGCAGATCGATATGTCGGCCAAGGACTACGAGACCGCCATCGAGCGCGTGAAGGCAGCGCGCGCCGCCGACACCAAGGCGCAGCGCGACGAGGGCCGCTACCAGGTGCTGTCGCACAACGGCGTCTCGTCGCTCGAGGAGTTCGATCAGGCATCGGCGACGGCAAAGGTCGACTCCGCGACGCTCGCCGCGGAGGCTGCCGCTGCGGAATCGGTCGAGAAAGTTCGCGCCGCGCGCGTAGCCGGTGCAGCCGCCGCCAAGGCAACGCTCGACCAGGCGCTGCTCAATCTCAGCTATACGAAGATCGTCGCGCCAGTCGATGGAATCGTCGGCAAACGCTCGGTCGAAGTGGGACAGCACGTCGATCCCGGCGAGGAGCTGCTCGCCATCGTCCGCAATGACGATTTGTGGGTGACTGCAAACTTCAAGGAGACGCAGCTCTCGCGGATGCGTCGCGGCGAGCCTGCGACAATCCATATCGACACCTTCGATCGCGATTTCACCGGCTCCGTCGAAAGCCTGTCGGGCGCGAGCGGTGAGAAGTACAGCCTCTTGCCGCCCGAAAACGCGACCGGCAACTACGTGAAAATCGTCCAGCGCATCCCGGTGCGGATTCGCCTCGATGGCCAGCAGGATATCGAACGCTTGCGGCCCGGGATGTCGGTCGAAGCCACGGTCTGGCTCAAATGA
- a CDS encoding glutathione S-transferase family protein: MQARLYQFLGSPFCAKARKILEFKGVEFEIVEVDYLERKELLLATGQMMVPALTLADGETIIDSAKIAARLEALYPEPTIMPPGWAGLHRVLADYIDNHLEESIYPVALADEREYYTRQGIDRGAMWTFIRERKYGRGFVDRMIADDRANWARVNQALAPFEAQLEGKAFLTGRIGLADFCLYGQLFYLAFTGELKIPATLPNLRAYFGRIDRISSQLESGSA; this comes from the coding sequence ATGCAGGCGAGGCTCTACCAGTTTCTCGGCAGTCCGTTCTGCGCGAAAGCGCGCAAGATCCTTGAATTTAAGGGCGTCGAATTCGAAATCGTCGAAGTCGATTACCTCGAGCGCAAGGAGCTGCTGCTCGCGACGGGACAAATGATGGTTCCCGCGCTGACTCTGGCTGACGGCGAGACAATTATCGATTCGGCGAAGATTGCCGCGCGCCTCGAAGCGCTCTATCCCGAGCCGACGATCATGCCGCCAGGATGGGCCGGGCTCCATCGCGTGCTCGCGGATTACATCGACAATCATCTCGAGGAATCGATCTACCCGGTCGCACTTGCCGATGAGCGCGAATATTACACGCGGCAGGGAATCGATCGCGGCGCGATGTGGACCTTCATCCGCGAGCGCAAATACGGCAGGGGCTTCGTCGATCGCATGATCGCTGACGACCGAGCGAATTGGGCGCGCGTGAACCAGGCGCTGGCGCCGTTCGAGGCGCAGCTCGAGGGCAAGGCGTTCCTTACCGGGCGCATCGGGCTGGCTGACTTTTGCTTATACGGCCAGTTGTTCTATCTCGCCTTCACGGGTGAGCTGAAGATTCCCGCGACACTGCCGAACCTGCGCGCCTACTTCGGCCGGATCGATCGGATCTCGTCGCAGCTCGAAAGCGGCAGCGCCTGA
- a CDS encoding HAD family phosphatase: MIRAVLFDLDGTLVDTEPLHFEAFSEILGNAGAPIARDAYFTRFIGLNDHDCFAAVLREHGKPADEARIAGDIKRKSGLYLAMLAGRNVFFPGAADFVRRCHARFPLMLVTGTLRHEAETILRSADLRALFLDIIAAEDVARGKPDPDGFNLALGRIGFLLRQRDPVLPNECLVVEDTAAGIEAAHRAGMLVLAVMHTASAAVLGAADFVRPSFDQTDLDEVLRAVAQMHST, translated from the coding sequence GTGATTCGCGCCGTTTTGTTCGATCTCGACGGTACTCTGGTCGATACCGAGCCGCTTCACTTCGAGGCGTTCAGCGAGATTCTTGGCAACGCCGGCGCGCCGATCGCACGTGACGCGTACTTTACGCGCTTCATCGGGCTGAACGATCACGACTGTTTCGCTGCCGTACTGCGCGAGCACGGCAAGCCCGCAGATGAGGCCCGCATCGCCGGGGACATCAAGCGCAAGAGCGGGCTCTACCTGGCGATGCTCGCGGGGCGCAATGTCTTTTTCCCCGGCGCCGCCGACTTCGTCCGCCGATGCCACGCGCGGTTTCCCTTGATGCTGGTGACGGGCACGCTGCGCCACGAAGCCGAGACCATCCTGCGCAGCGCAGACCTGCGCGCTTTGTTCCTCGACATAATCGCCGCGGAAGACGTCGCACGCGGCAAGCCTGATCCCGACGGGTTCAACCTCGCGCTCGGCCGAATCGGATTCCTGCTGCGCCAGCGCGATCCGGTGCTACCAAACGAATGTCTGGTCGTCGAGGACACTGCCGCCGGAATCGAGGCCGCGCATCGCGCGGGCATGCTCGTGCTCGCGGTGATGCACACCGCTTCGGCCGCGGTTCTCGGCGCGGCAGACTTCGTGCGGCCGTCGTTCGATCAAACCGATCTCGACGAAGTCCTGCGCGCCGTCGCGCAGATGCACTCGACCTAG
- a CDS encoding Xaa-Pro peptidase family protein: MRLAEIAAALFDAQLDGWLFYDFRLSDPLAYRILQLATEGTTTRRWFCYVPATGEPVAIVSAVEAHRLDALPARKMVYRSHDELSSALAGVLKGARRIAMNYSPAAAIPYVSRVDAGTVELVRSFGVEVVSAADLVQRFEATLTPAQLESHHRAARGLRIIVDETFSELAGRIVSGEPASECSIQAFVMERIAAHGMIAHEPPIVAVNEHSADPHFGPAPGNDREIGRGDFVLLDLWAKESGADSIYADFTWTAFAGERVPDEHGRIFDIVARARDAAIALVQSKVAAGEIVSGREADRASRSVIEAAGFGAQFVHRTGHSIGREVHGTGANLDSLETLDDRRLIESTCFSVEPGIYLPGKFGVRSELDMTIEGGRALISGEPRQRAIVALFAAKV, from the coding sequence ATGCGGCTCGCCGAAATCGCCGCCGCTCTTTTCGATGCGCAGCTCGACGGATGGCTCTTCTACGACTTTCGCCTGAGCGATCCGCTCGCCTACCGGATTCTGCAACTCGCCACCGAAGGAACCACAACGCGTCGATGGTTTTGCTACGTGCCGGCCACCGGTGAGCCGGTTGCGATCGTTTCCGCGGTCGAAGCGCATCGCCTGGATGCCTTGCCGGCGCGCAAGATGGTCTACCGATCCCACGACGAGCTGAGCTCGGCGCTCGCCGGCGTCCTGAAAGGTGCACGCCGAATCGCGATGAACTACTCGCCCGCGGCCGCGATTCCGTATGTCTCGCGCGTCGATGCCGGCACGGTTGAACTCGTGCGCAGCTTCGGCGTCGAAGTTGTTTCGGCGGCGGACCTGGTTCAGCGCTTCGAGGCAACGCTGACACCCGCGCAACTCGAGAGCCATCATCGCGCCGCGCGCGGCCTGCGTATCATCGTCGATGAAACTTTCTCCGAACTCGCGGGCCGGATCGTTTCCGGCGAGCCCGCCAGCGAATGTTCGATCCAGGCGTTCGTAATGGAACGTATCGCAGCGCACGGGATGATTGCACATGAACCACCGATCGTGGCCGTCAACGAGCATAGCGCTGATCCTCATTTTGGTCCGGCGCCCGGCAACGATCGCGAGATCGGGCGCGGCGACTTCGTGCTTCTCGATTTGTGGGCGAAAGAGTCAGGTGCGGATTCGATTTACGCCGACTTCACCTGGACGGCGTTCGCCGGCGAGCGCGTTCCCGACGAGCATGGGCGAATATTCGACATCGTGGCGCGCGCCCGCGACGCGGCAATTGCACTGGTGCAAAGCAAAGTTGCGGCAGGCGAAATCGTAAGTGGTCGCGAAGCCGATCGCGCTTCGCGCAGCGTCATCGAGGCGGCCGGTTTCGGCGCGCAGTTCGTTCATCGCACGGGCCATTCGATTGGCCGCGAGGTCCACGGCACAGGGGCCAATCTCGATTCGCTTGAGACTCTCGACGATCGCCGCCTTATCGAGAGCACGTGCTTCTCCGTCGAGCCGGGCATCTACCTGCCGGGAAAATTCGGGGTCCGCAGCGAGCTCGACATGACGATCGAAGGCGGCCGGGCGCTCATCAGCGGTGAGCCGCGGCAACGCGCGATCGTCGCGCTGTTCGCGGCCAAGGTTTAG
- a CDS encoding TIGR03668 family PPOX class F420-dependent oxidoreductase, whose translation MAEQPPLQFEPRVASFLTAARVGHLATADAEGTPHNVPLCFWFDGTRFYFAIDEKPKSKEGLALKRMRNIAANPRVALVVDHYEEDWTQLGYVLIRGTARVVDDPQEYMLALRYLRDKYVQYRAMTMVPEKNPIVRIDPMHVHAWGARFRAQQT comes from the coding sequence ATGGCCGAGCAGCCGCCCCTGCAGTTCGAACCGCGCGTTGCGTCATTTCTGACTGCGGCGCGCGTTGGTCATCTGGCGACCGCCGATGCCGAAGGCACGCCGCATAACGTGCCGCTCTGCTTCTGGTTCGACGGCACGCGCTTTTACTTCGCGATCGACGAGAAGCCCAAATCGAAAGAGGGCCTGGCGCTCAAGCGCATGCGCAATATCGCGGCGAATCCGCGCGTCGCGCTCGTGGTCGATCACTACGAGGAAGATTGGACACAGCTCGGCTATGTGCTGATTCGCGGCACGGCGCGGGTGGTTGACGATCCGCAGGAGTACATGCTCGCGCTGCGATATCTGCGCGACAAGTATGTGCAGTATCGGGCGATGACGATGGTGCCTGAGAAGAATCCGATCGTGAGGATCGATCCTATGCATGTGCACGCATGGGGTGCGCGGTTCCGCGCGCAACAGACATGA